The following are encoded in a window of Rhizobium sp. 11515TR genomic DNA:
- the ldtR gene encoding transcriptional regulator LdtR: MNTKIKPQAVANARDQQVDDIRALYMESLHLVERLHRRLLDVIKDEFDRQGRDDVNAVQALLLFNIGNSELTAGELRSRGFYLGSNVSYNVKKLVDLGFINHQRSRIDRRSVRISLTETGQDIAETVAKLYERHIGSIDKVGGIGTDEFTQMNKLLQRLDRFWNDQILYRL, translated from the coding sequence ATGAACACGAAAATCAAGCCGCAGGCAGTTGCAAACGCTCGGGATCAGCAGGTTGATGACATCCGGGCTCTCTACATGGAATCCCTTCACCTGGTCGAGCGTCTGCACCGCCGCCTGCTTGATGTTATCAAGGACGAGTTCGACCGTCAGGGTCGCGACGACGTCAACGCCGTACAGGCACTTCTCCTTTTCAATATCGGCAATTCCGAGCTGACGGCCGGCGAGCTGCGCTCCCGCGGTTTCTATCTCGGCTCCAACGTCTCCTACAACGTCAAGAAGCTGGTCGACCTCGGCTTCATCAACCACCAGCGCTCGCGCATCGACCGTCGCTCGGTCCGCATCAGCCTGACGGAAACCGGCCAGGATATCGCCGAAACCGTCGCCAAGCTCTATGAGCGCCACATCGGCTCGATCGACAAGGTCGGCGGTATCGGCACCGATGAATTCACCCAGATGAACAAGCTCCTGCAGCGTCTGGACCGCTTCTGGAACGATCAGATCCTCTATCGCCTGTAA
- a CDS encoding AbrB/MazE/SpoVT family DNA-binding domain-containing protein, producing MNVTIRKIGNSEGVIIPKEVLDQLGLGAGDTLELSLKDGGLLMQPTDADFARQMEHAQRFMDQYKVALKKLAE from the coding sequence ATGAACGTTACCATCCGCAAGATCGGCAATTCCGAAGGCGTGATTATTCCGAAGGAAGTTCTTGACCAGTTGGGGCTCGGTGCTGGCGATACATTGGAGCTCAGCCTGAAGGATGGTGGATTGCTGATGCAGCCAACCGACGCGGACTTTGCGCGTCAAATGGAACATGCACAGCGTTTCATGGATCAGTATAAAGTGGCACTCAAGAAGTTGGCGGAGTAA
- a CDS encoding DUF6163 family protein translates to MEPDSSTVPKNTLTDILFVLFLRLIAIACFWLGLQYWAMLVGYSLDGHARFDLLALPWKVAGAGLAVVFPVAALGLWLTVSWGPVMWVLAAGGQGLMYGVWPEIFGSNPLIMILHACVAVIYCAFRVLLWQEKRRRRQQQVMVDLP, encoded by the coding sequence ATGGAACCTGATTCTTCGACCGTACCCAAGAATACGCTGACGGACATCCTGTTCGTGCTGTTCCTGCGGCTGATCGCGATCGCCTGCTTCTGGCTCGGCCTGCAATATTGGGCGATGCTGGTCGGCTATTCGCTGGATGGTCACGCCCGCTTCGATCTGCTCGCTCTGCCCTGGAAGGTCGCAGGGGCCGGGCTTGCGGTGGTTTTTCCGGTCGCAGCCCTTGGATTATGGCTTACCGTTTCCTGGGGGCCGGTCATGTGGGTGCTGGCTGCAGGCGGGCAGGGGCTGATGTATGGCGTCTGGCCGGAGATATTCGGATCCAATCCGCTGATCATGATCTTGCATGCGTGTGTGGCGGTGATTTATTGCGCTTTCCGCGTCCTGCTGTGGCAGGAGAAACGCCGGCGCCGGCAGCAGCAGGTAATGGTTGATTTACCCTGA
- the parC gene encoding DNA topoisomerase IV subunit A — MGKNLTPPPSDGDDNILPVDLKAALEERYLAYALSTITQRALPDVRDGLKPVHRRIVYAMSEMGLRPNAAFRKCAKIVGEVMGNYHPHGDQSIYDALARLAQDFSQRYTLVNGQGNFGNIDGDSPAAMRYTESKMTAVSELLLEGIDQDAVDFRDTYDESNSEPIVLPGAFPNLLANGSSGIAVGMATSIPPHNAHELCDAALHLIKDRDATVEKLVELYIPGPDFPTGGIIIDDRQSIIESYKTGRGGFRVRSKWEIEDLGRGGYQIVITEIPFQVQKSRLIEKIAELLLARKLPLLEDIRDESAEDIRVVLVPKSRTVDATILMESMFKLTELESRFPLNMNVLSMGRIPKVMALNEVLKEWLDHRREVLLRRSRFRLAAIEKRLEILGGLLVAYLNIDEVIAIIREEDEPKPVMMERFGLTDNQVEAILNMRLRSLRKLEEFEIRKEFDGLTKEKADIEALLASDEKQWQTVAWEIGEVKKKFAKATDIGRRRTQFAEAPEADDEAIQQAMIEKEPITVVVSEKGWIRALKGHISDTSSLTFKEGDGLKVAFPAQTTDKILIVTTGGKAYTLGGDKLPGGRGHGEPLRIMIDMENDQDVLTAFVHDPQRKQMIASTAGNGFIVAEAELVANTRKGKQIMNVSYPDETKLLVPVSGDHVAVVGENRKMVIFPLSQVPEMSRGKGVRLQRYKDGGIADIRCFAIADGLTWEDSAGRTFTKTKDELVEWLGDRAGAGRAVPKGFPRSGRFSG, encoded by the coding sequence ATGGGAAAAAATCTAACACCGCCGCCCAGTGACGGCGACGACAACATCCTTCCGGTCGATCTGAAGGCCGCGCTCGAAGAGCGTTACCTGGCCTATGCCTTGTCGACGATTACGCAACGCGCGCTTCCGGACGTCCGCGACGGGCTGAAGCCGGTGCATCGCCGTATCGTCTATGCGATGAGCGAGATGGGGCTCCGCCCGAACGCCGCCTTCCGCAAATGCGCCAAGATCGTCGGCGAGGTGATGGGTAACTATCACCCGCATGGCGACCAATCGATCTACGACGCGCTGGCGCGTCTCGCGCAGGATTTCTCGCAGCGCTACACGCTGGTCAACGGCCAAGGCAATTTCGGCAATATCGACGGCGATAGCCCGGCCGCGATGCGTTACACCGAATCCAAGATGACGGCGGTTTCCGAGCTGCTGCTCGAGGGCATCGACCAGGATGCCGTGGATTTCCGTGACACCTATGACGAGTCGAATTCCGAGCCGATCGTTCTGCCTGGGGCTTTCCCCAATCTGCTCGCCAACGGCTCTTCTGGCATCGCCGTCGGCATGGCGACCTCCATCCCGCCGCACAATGCTCACGAGCTTTGCGACGCCGCCCTGCATCTGATCAAGGATCGCGACGCGACGGTCGAGAAGCTGGTGGAATTGTATATTCCAGGTCCCGACTTTCCGACCGGCGGCATCATTATCGATGATCGGCAGAGCATCATAGAAAGCTACAAGACCGGCCGTGGCGGCTTCCGCGTCCGGTCCAAATGGGAGATCGAGGATCTCGGTCGCGGCGGTTACCAGATCGTCATCACGGAAATTCCGTTCCAGGTGCAGAAGTCGCGGTTGATCGAAAAGATTGCCGAGTTGCTTCTGGCGCGCAAGCTGCCGCTGCTCGAGGACATCCGTGACGAATCCGCCGAGGATATCCGCGTCGTTCTCGTGCCGAAGAGCCGCACAGTCGACGCGACGATCCTGATGGAATCGATGTTCAAGCTCACCGAGCTTGAGAGCCGGTTCCCGCTCAACATGAACGTTCTGTCCATGGGCCGCATTCCCAAGGTCATGGCGCTGAACGAAGTGCTGAAGGAATGGCTGGATCACCGCCGGGAAGTCCTGCTGCGCCGCTCGCGCTTCCGCTTGGCGGCCATCGAAAAGCGCCTCGAAATTCTCGGCGGCTTGCTGGTCGCCTATCTCAATATCGACGAGGTCATCGCCATCATCCGCGAGGAGGATGAGCCGAAGCCTGTCATGATGGAGCGTTTCGGCCTCACGGACAATCAGGTCGAGGCGATCCTCAATATGCGGCTGCGCTCCTTGCGCAAGCTGGAGGAGTTCGAAATCCGCAAGGAGTTCGACGGCCTGACGAAGGAGAAGGCCGACATCGAGGCACTGCTCGCTTCGGACGAGAAGCAGTGGCAGACGGTTGCCTGGGAAATCGGCGAGGTGAAGAAGAAATTCGCTAAGGCCACCGACATCGGTCGGCGCCGCACGCAGTTTGCCGAAGCGCCCGAAGCCGATGACGAGGCTATCCAGCAGGCGATGATCGAGAAGGAACCGATTACCGTCGTCGTCTCGGAAAAGGGCTGGATTCGCGCCCTCAAGGGCCATATTTCCGATACCTCGTCGCTGACCTTCAAGGAGGGCGACGGACTGAAGGTTGCCTTCCCGGCGCAAACGACGGACAAGATCCTGATCGTTACGACCGGCGGCAAGGCCTATACGCTCGGCGGCGACAAGCTGCCCGGCGGCCGTGGCCACGGTGAGCCGCTGCGCATCATGATCGACATGGAGAACGATCAGGATGTGCTAACCGCCTTCGTCCATGATCCGCAGCGCAAGCAGATGATCGCATCGACGGCGGGCAACGGCTTCATCGTTGCCGAGGCGGAACTGGTCGCCAATACCCGCAAGGGCAAGCAGATCATGAACGTCTCCTATCCCGACGAGACGAAGCTTCTGGTTCCAGTTTCGGGCGACCACGTTGCCGTGGTCGGCGAGAACCGCAAGATGGTGATCTTCCCGCTTTCGCAGGTGCCGGAAATGTCGCGCGGCAAAGGCGTGCGTCTGCAGCGCTACAAGGATGGCGGCATCGCCGATATCAGGTGCTTCGCGATCGCCGATGGCCTGACATGGGAAGATAGTGCCGGCCGCACCTTCACCAAGACCAAGGACGAGTTGGTGGAATGGCTGGGCGACCGCGCCGGTGCCGGCCGTGCCGTGCCGAAGGGCTTCCCCAGAAGCGGCAGGTTTTCTGGGTAA
- a CDS encoding L,D-transpeptidase family protein, giving the protein MSKKNGIGPFSRRAFLRSAATLGAAALAAPALAQNATPLEALINDRSRGNWDDQFDAKAAARTAAAVQSNTPILGPDSVSNIQQAIAQYQSIAANGGWPQINPTSQQPLQLGVTDPAVQSLRQHLMITGDLPREAGISSAFDSYVDGAVKRFQARHGLPADGVLGDFTLKAMNIPANVRLQQLNTNLVRLQTFPSDLGRRHVMVNIPATRVEAVEDGQVALRHQAIVGRESRPTHIINSKIYEVILNPYWTAPRSIIIKDIVPLMRKDPTYLTKNNIRLLDGKGQEVAPETIDWNSDKAPDLMFRQDPGKTNAMASTKINFYNPNNEYMHDTPEQGLFNKLMRFDSSGCVRVQNVRDLATWLLAETPGWPRQHIEQVISTRVNTPIKLATEVPVYFVYISAWSARDGIVQFRDDIYNLDGNSQLALNTTQGMEQPVQ; this is encoded by the coding sequence ATGTCGAAGAAAAACGGAATTGGACCCTTTTCGCGCCGCGCTTTCCTGCGGTCGGCTGCAACTCTTGGCGCTGCCGCACTGGCTGCTCCGGCTCTCGCGCAAAACGCGACCCCACTGGAAGCGCTGATCAACGACCGTTCTCGCGGCAATTGGGATGATCAGTTCGACGCCAAGGCCGCGGCGCGCACCGCCGCTGCTGTTCAGTCGAACACGCCAATCCTCGGGCCAGATTCCGTATCGAATATTCAGCAGGCGATCGCGCAATATCAGAGCATTGCCGCCAACGGCGGATGGCCGCAGATCAATCCGACAAGCCAGCAGCCGCTGCAGCTTGGCGTGACTGATCCGGCCGTACAGTCGCTGCGCCAGCATTTGATGATCACCGGTGACTTGCCGCGTGAGGCTGGTATCTCTTCCGCCTTCGACTCCTACGTCGACGGTGCGGTCAAGCGTTTCCAGGCCCGTCACGGACTGCCGGCAGATGGCGTCCTAGGCGATTTCACGCTGAAGGCGATGAACATCCCCGCCAATGTTCGCCTGCAGCAGCTCAACACCAATCTTGTTCGCCTCCAGACATTCCCGTCCGACCTCGGCCGCCGTCACGTCATGGTCAACATCCCGGCGACACGTGTCGAAGCCGTAGAGGATGGTCAGGTTGCACTGCGCCACCAGGCGATCGTCGGCCGTGAATCGCGGCCTACGCACATCATCAATTCGAAGATCTATGAGGTCATCCTCAACCCATACTGGACGGCGCCGCGCTCCATCATCATCAAGGACATCGTGCCCTTGATGCGCAAGGACCCGACCTACCTGACGAAGAACAACATCCGTCTTCTCGACGGCAAGGGCCAGGAAGTCGCACCCGAGACGATCGACTGGAACTCGGACAAGGCCCCGGACTTGATGTTCCGTCAGGACCCGGGCAAGACGAACGCCATGGCGTCCACGAAGATCAACTTTTATAATCCCAACAACGAATATATGCACGACACGCCGGAGCAGGGCCTGTTCAACAAGCTCATGCGTTTCGACAGCTCGGGCTGCGTGCGCGTCCAGAACGTGCGCGACCTCGCGACCTGGTTGCTGGCTGAAACGCCGGGCTGGCCGCGTCAGCACATCGAGCAGGTCATCTCCACCCGCGTCAACACGCCGATCAAGCTGGCGACCGAAGTGCCCGTCTATTTCGTTTATATTTCGGCCTGGAGCGCCCGCGACGGCATCGTCCAGTTCCGCGACGACATCTACAATCTCGACGGCAATTCCCAATTGGCGCTCAACACGACCCAGGGCATGGAGCAGCCGGTTCAGTAA
- a CDS encoding serine hydrolase domain-containing protein, which produces MSLPLENSVPLNDGSLAEGVDAAINSALADKRLVGTVVLIAQDGELVYARAAGLADRENRVAMREDAIFRLASVTKPIVTIAAMRLVEQGRIGLDDPITKWLPDFRPRLPDGGEALIRVRHLLTHTSGLGYTFAEAQDGPYHKAGVSDGLDTPGRSLADNLPRLASAPLLFAPGENWQYSLAMDVLGGIIEKETGGPLGDAVADLVMKPLGLSDTGFYVRDRSRLAAAYVNGTPEPQRMGDEALVPIFDGVIRFAPDRIFDPASYHSGGAGMAGTASDILAILDTIRKGGAPLLSADTVKTMMADQAGGHMQAQQAGFGFGYGWSVVLDPVVAQVPFSAGTIKWGGVYGHSWFVDAEKGLTVVALTNTTLEGMWGQFTMDLAKAVYAAI; this is translated from the coding sequence ATGAGTCTTCCACTGGAAAATTCCGTTCCTCTCAACGACGGCAGCCTTGCTGAAGGCGTCGATGCTGCAATCAATTCCGCCCTGGCGGACAAGAGATTGGTCGGGACCGTCGTTCTGATCGCTCAGGATGGAGAATTGGTCTATGCCCGCGCCGCCGGTCTGGCGGATCGGGAAAACAGGGTGGCTATGCGGGAAGATGCCATCTTCCGCCTCGCCTCCGTCACCAAGCCGATCGTCACCATTGCCGCCATGCGGCTCGTCGAACAGGGCCGTATCGGGCTCGACGATCCGATCACCAAGTGGCTGCCGGATTTCCGGCCGCGTCTGCCGGATGGCGGCGAAGCCCTTATCCGCGTCCGGCATCTTCTCACCCACACCTCCGGGCTGGGCTACACATTCGCCGAGGCGCAAGACGGCCCCTATCACAAGGCTGGCGTATCCGACGGGCTGGACACGCCGGGCCGGTCGCTGGCTGACAACCTCCCGCGCCTCGCCAGCGCGCCTCTTCTCTTCGCGCCCGGCGAAAACTGGCAGTATTCCCTGGCGATGGATGTCCTTGGCGGCATCATCGAAAAGGAAACCGGCGGCCCGCTCGGCGATGCGGTTGCCGATCTTGTCATGAAGCCGCTCGGCCTTTCCGACACGGGCTTCTACGTGCGCGACCGCAGCCGCCTGGCAGCTGCCTATGTGAATGGTACTCCAGAGCCGCAGCGAATGGGCGACGAGGCGCTCGTTCCAATCTTCGACGGCGTGATCCGCTTTGCACCCGACAGGATATTCGATCCCGCGTCCTATCACTCCGGCGGCGCCGGCATGGCCGGAACGGCAAGCGACATCCTTGCCATTCTGGACACGATCAGGAAGGGCGGTGCACCGCTGCTATCGGCCGATACAGTGAAAACCATGATGGCCGATCAGGCGGGCGGGCATATGCAGGCGCAGCAGGCCGGTTTCGGGTTCGGCTACGGCTGGTCCGTTGTCCTTGATCCCGTGGTCGCACAGGTCCCCTTCTCGGCTGGCACGATCAAATGGGGGGGCGTCTATGGCCACAGCTGGTTCGTCGACGCCGAAAAGGGCCTGACGGTGGTCGCCCTGACCAATACGACCCTTGAGGGCATGTGGGGTCAGTTCACCATGGATCTGGCAAAAGCGGTCTATGCCGCGATCTAG
- a CDS encoding type II toxin-antitoxin system death-on-curing family toxin: MPFIFLTRPLIEQLHKMQIKRFGGSYGLRDEGSLESALARPINKAQYGTNDIIELAVAYLFGLAKNHAFIDGNKRIAIVATAVFLMDNGYRIQTTDANLYSFVLAVAAGEIDEEGATRFLRDVCVPEAG, translated from the coding sequence ATGCCCTTTATCTTCCTGACTAGGCCGCTCATCGAACAATTGCACAAGATGCAGATCAAAAGGTTCGGCGGCTCCTATGGTCTGAGAGACGAAGGCTCCCTCGAATCCGCCTTGGCGCGCCCGATTAACAAGGCCCAATACGGCACAAATGATATCATCGAACTGGCGGTCGCTTATCTATTTGGGTTGGCAAAAAACCACGCGTTCATAGATGGCAACAAACGCATCGCCATCGTGGCAACAGCAGTCTTTCTCATGGACAACGGCTACCGTATTCAAACGACGGACGCCAATCTTTACAGCTTTGTCTTGGCTGTGGCCGCTGGTGAAATCGACGAAGAAGGAGCAACGCGCTTCCTACGGGACGTTTGTGTTCCGGAGGCAGGTTAG
- the hemB gene encoding porphobilinogen synthase → MENKTHLVDEITGHRRMRRNRKADWTRRLVQENRLTVDDLIWPIFVIPGTGIVEPIPAMPGVKRMTVDKAVEAAKEAADLGIPALATFPNIEMELRDETGSNSLEKNNLINLTTAAIKKAVPNIGVITDVALDPFTSHGHDGILRGNEIVNDETVEQVARAAVYQADAGADIIAPSEMMDGRIGAIRQALDAAGHQSVGIMSYATKFSSAFYGPYREAISTGGLLKGDKKTYYIDPANGTEAVRDATLDVEEGADMLMVKPGLPYLDICWRLKEAFGLPTFAYQVSGEYAMIKAAAANGWIDGDRVMLETLLAFKRAGCDGILTYFAVDVARHLAKK, encoded by the coding sequence ATGGAGAACAAGACGCATCTCGTTGACGAGATCACCGGTCATCGGCGCATGCGGCGCAACCGCAAGGCCGATTGGACGCGCCGTCTCGTGCAGGAAAACCGGCTGACGGTCGACGATCTGATCTGGCCGATCTTCGTGATCCCGGGCACCGGCATCGTCGAGCCGATCCCGGCCATGCCCGGCGTCAAACGCATGACCGTGGACAAGGCCGTGGAAGCGGCGAAGGAGGCAGCCGATCTCGGCATTCCCGCGCTCGCGACATTCCCGAACATCGAGATGGAACTGCGCGACGAGACTGGCTCCAACAGTCTCGAGAAGAATAATCTCATCAACCTCACCACTGCCGCAATCAAGAAGGCCGTGCCGAACATTGGCGTCATCACAGACGTCGCGCTCGACCCTTTCACCAGCCACGGGCATGACGGCATCCTGCGCGGCAACGAGATCGTTAATGACGAGACGGTCGAACAAGTGGCGCGCGCCGCCGTCTACCAGGCGGATGCTGGAGCGGACATCATCGCGCCTTCGGAAATGATGGACGGCCGCATCGGCGCGATCCGCCAGGCGCTCGATGCAGCCGGCCACCAGAGCGTCGGCATCATGAGCTATGCGACGAAATTCAGTTCGGCCTTCTATGGCCCTTATCGCGAGGCGATCTCGACCGGCGGCCTGCTGAAAGGCGACAAGAAGACCTATTACATCGACCCGGCAAACGGCACCGAGGCCGTGCGCGACGCCACGCTCGACGTCGAGGAAGGCGCCGATATGCTGATGGTCAAGCCCGGCCTGCCCTATCTCGACATCTGTTGGCGGCTGAAGGAGGCCTTCGGCCTTCCGACCTTTGCCTATCAGGTCTCGGGCGAATACGCGATGATCAAGGCTGCCGCGGCCAATGGCTGGATCGACGGTGATCGCGTGATGCTCGAAACCCTGCTCGCCTTCAAGCGCGCCGGCTGCGACGGCATCCTCACTTATTTCGCTGTCGATGTGGCGAGACATCTGGCGAAGAAATAA
- a CDS encoding TetR/AcrR family transcriptional regulator produces MTIVKNIEEKENSSPRKRGRPPAFDRETVLAAARDTFWQHGYDGSSIADLTAAMGITPQSLYAAFGSKAELYRETLDQYRRMPRPEPGNPFQDKLDTVTAFERFLTNSAKIFTAPEHPKGCMISTAVLNCAEENEPIAHHVASMRLQTLDIFTARIERGIAEGDMRPDADARSLARFLGAIVQGMSVQARDGATADELLALLSHALNQLKTYQVRQEA; encoded by the coding sequence GTGACCATTGTGAAAAACATTGAAGAGAAGGAAAATTCTTCGCCACGCAAGCGCGGGCGGCCGCCCGCCTTCGATCGCGAAACGGTTCTTGCCGCCGCGCGGGATACCTTCTGGCAGCACGGCTACGACGGTTCCTCCATTGCCGATCTGACGGCTGCGATGGGCATCACGCCGCAAAGCCTCTATGCCGCCTTCGGTTCGAAGGCCGAGCTCTATCGCGAGACGTTGGATCAATATCGGCGCATGCCCCGTCCGGAACCCGGCAATCCCTTTCAGGACAAGCTGGATACCGTGACCGCTTTCGAGCGCTTTCTGACGAATTCCGCCAAGATCTTCACGGCGCCGGAGCATCCAAAGGGCTGCATGATATCCACAGCGGTGCTGAACTGCGCCGAGGAGAACGAGCCGATCGCGCATCATGTCGCATCGATGCGCCTGCAGACGCTGGATATCTTCACCGCCCGCATCGAACGGGGCATCGCGGAGGGGGATATGCGGCCGGATGCGGACGCTCGGTCGCTCGCGCGTTTTCTGGGCGCGATCGTGCAGGGCATGTCTGTCCAGGCGCGCGACGGCGCGACCGCGGACGAATTGCTCGCTCTCTTGTCTCATGCGCTCAACCAGCTGAAAACCTATCAAGTGCGACAGGAAGCCTGA
- a CDS encoding arginyltransferase, whose protein sequence is MNTQSTPSPQFYLTAPASCPYLPHEMERKVFTHLVGPRAAEMNDILTQGGFRRSQNIAYRPACESCRACISVRILAQEFEPTRSMKRVLTANSDIIATEFPAQPSSEQYSLFRRYLDYRHQQGGMSDMTVLDYAIMVEDTHVNTRIIEYRRREEGSGLEQRPKGELLAAALTDVMSDGLSMVYSYFNPDLDARSLGTFMILDHIKRTKALGLPHVYLGYWVKGSRKMDYKTRFQPQEHLTPRGWERFDPAADGDKDTLR, encoded by the coding sequence ATGAACACGCAGTCGACGCCATCTCCGCAGTTTTATCTGACGGCACCGGCTTCCTGCCCGTACCTGCCGCACGAGATGGAACGCAAGGTCTTTACACACCTTGTTGGTCCGCGCGCCGCCGAGATGAACGATATTCTGACCCAGGGCGGCTTCAGGCGCTCGCAGAACATCGCCTATCGTCCCGCCTGCGAATCCTGCAGAGCCTGCATATCGGTACGCATCCTCGCCCAGGAATTCGAGCCCACCCGATCGATGAAACGGGTGCTGACCGCCAACAGCGATATCATCGCCACCGAATTTCCGGCGCAGCCCTCCAGCGAGCAATATTCGCTCTTCCGTCGCTATCTCGACTATCGTCATCAGCAAGGCGGCATGTCCGATATGACCGTGCTCGACTATGCGATCATGGTCGAGGACACGCATGTGAACACGCGCATTATCGAATATCGCCGCCGCGAGGAAGGATCGGGCCTCGAGCAGCGTCCGAAGGGCGAACTTCTGGCCGCAGCCTTGACCGACGTCATGAGCGACGGGCTTTCCATGGTCTATTCCTATTTCAATCCCGATCTTGATGCGCGGTCGCTCGGCACATTCATGATTCTGGATCACATCAAGCGGACGAAAGCGCTGGGATTGCCGCACGTCTATCTCGGCTATTGGGTCAAGGGCTCGCGCAAGATGGACTACAAGACCCGCTTTCAGCCGCAGGAACATCTGACGCCGCGCGGCTGGGAACGTTTCGACCCGGCAGCCGACGGCGACAAAGATACCTTACGCTGA
- a CDS encoding RDD family protein — protein sequence MSLIPSPLYAAPDDWRAYSGVLSRRIFAFIVDYIIVALLCIPAAVLLFFVSILTLGLGFFLYPVLFVLVAGLYFGWTLGGPYQASLGMRAMGLTMVRVDGRRMDFLTAIVHLALFWFLNSVLTPLILLVGLFTDRSRLVHDLLLGTVIARTA from the coding sequence ATGAGCCTGATCCCCAGCCCGCTCTATGCAGCACCGGATGACTGGCGCGCCTATAGTGGCGTTCTGAGCCGGCGCATCTTCGCCTTCATCGTTGACTACATCATCGTCGCGCTGCTGTGCATTCCAGCGGCCGTACTGCTGTTCTTCGTTTCGATCCTGACACTGGGGCTCGGCTTCTTCCTTTATCCGGTGCTGTTCGTTCTCGTTGCCGGCCTCTATTTCGGCTGGACGCTTGGCGGCCCCTATCAGGCGTCGCTCGGCATGCGCGCCATGGGCCTCACCATGGTTCGAGTCGACGGCCGACGCATGGATTTCCTGACGGCGATCGTCCATTTGGCGCTGTTCTGGTTCCTGAACTCCGTCCTGACGCCGCTCATCCTGCTGGTGGGTCTCTTTACCGACCGCAGCCGGCTAGTGCATGACCTGCTGCTCGGCACGGTCATCGCCCGGACGGCCTAA
- a CDS encoding DMT family transporter gives MFAHLSDHKKGLLLTSLGGLALSMDIPLIRLSSGEVWSVLSARSLATIVVALAALFVVRRVTGSLQTVLPGSLGIPVGFFYGLTTVTFLLAVYYTKAANVVFIIALNPMFTALLSWIFLKERPALSTFVTMAVMILGVGLIVGDGMEGGHLLGDALSVLASFSIACAITISRASGRDMGFASLLAAVIPAAVGLYHVVPSSFSIDHPRWILLDGAVLMPLSFWCLATGTRFLSAPEVAMFYLLETILAPIWVWLIFSEAPTNMTLAGGAILILALAAHSLWQARVKARVAITAQSLAH, from the coding sequence ATGTTCGCCCATCTCTCGGACCATAAGAAGGGCCTGCTGCTGACGTCGCTCGGCGGTCTGGCGCTGTCGATGGATATTCCGCTGATACGGCTTTCCAGCGGCGAAGTCTGGTCGGTACTATCGGCCCGCAGCCTCGCGACCATCGTCGTGGCGCTGGCCGCCCTTTTCGTCGTCCGCCGAGTCACAGGCTCGTTGCAAACTGTGCTGCCGGGCTCGCTCGGAATTCCCGTTGGCTTCTTCTATGGGCTGACTACCGTTACTTTTCTTCTCGCCGTCTATTATACCAAGGCGGCGAATGTGGTCTTCATCATCGCGCTCAACCCTATGTTCACCGCGCTGCTCTCCTGGATTTTCCTGAAAGAGCGCCCTGCCCTTTCCACCTTCGTTACCATGGCTGTCATGATCCTCGGGGTTGGTCTAATCGTCGGGGATGGTATGGAGGGCGGCCATTTGCTTGGCGATGCGCTTTCCGTGCTGGCATCGTTCTCCATTGCGTGCGCCATCACGATCAGCCGCGCCTCGGGCCGGGATATGGGTTTTGCTTCCTTGCTGGCCGCCGTCATTCCAGCCGCCGTCGGCCTCTACCATGTGGTTCCCTCGAGCTTTTCCATCGATCATCCCCGCTGGATTCTTCTCGACGGCGCCGTCTTGATGCCACTTTCCTTCTGGTGCCTTGCAACAGGCACACGCTTCCTCTCGGCGCCGGAAGTGGCAATGTTCTACCTTCTGGAAACGATTCTCGCGCCAATCTGGGTTTGGCTGATCTTCTCCGAGGCGCCCACCAACATGACTCTGGCCGGCGGCGCCATCTTGATCCTCGCGCTAGCCGCTCACTCGCTCTGGCAGGCGCGGGTCAAGGCTAGAGTAGCAATCACCGCGCAGAGCCTTGCGCATTGA